From the genome of Adhaeribacter pallidiroseus:
CCGAAACACGTTGCTTCTACCAAGGCCCGGAAGATGCGCGGCGCATCGCTGCCTAGTCCCAACCCCGAGATAGCGCCTTTTAACAGTTGGTTGGCATCGGGAGTACGCCGGCCATTGAGCCAATCGATGGCAAATTCTAAATTTTCCGTTATTGGTATTTTAGCTGCTTCCACGCTAAGCTCCGGAATTATCCGGGCAGAAATCTCCGCCAGCAAATTATCAGCGGTTTCGGCATTTATTAACTGAGATTGAGCAAGTAAATGCTGAAGTGGCCACAGTAAAACCTTTTTAAACCAGGCGTAGGTATCACCGAACGCCGACTGACCAGCTTCCATCCCCATCATGCCCGAAATGACTGAACCCGGCACCTGGCCGCAAATGCCATTTACCAGTTTATCTTTTACTTCGTTTAAAGGAGCTACCAGCATGTCGCAGGTGGAAGTGCCCATTACTTTGCTCAGGTGGTACGGTTCTACCTGACCACCTACGGCCCCCATGTGCGCATCAAAAGCTCCCACACCTACCACTACATCCGGAGACAAACCTAAACGTGCGGCCCATTCGGGACTTAAATTACCGGCCGGTTGGTCTGAAGGATAGGCATCCGAAAATAAGCGGGACCGGAAATCAGCCAGCAGCGGGTCCAACGAAGCAAAAAACTCTTCCGGAGGCAGCCCGTTAAATTCTGCTGCCCATAAGGATTTGTGGCCAGCAGCGCACACGCTTCGTTTCATTTGCTGCACTTCGGTGCCGCCGGTAAGCAGAAAAGGAATCCAATCGCAATGTTCTACCCAGGAATAAGCGGCCTTACGCACTGGTTCGTCGACGCGTAAAGTCCGGAGCAATTTGGCCCAGAACCACTCCGAAGAGTAAATACCGCCTACGTACTGCAAATAATTTATAGCAAAGTTTTTAGCGTGTTCGTTAATCTCCGCGGCCTCATTTACCGCGGTATGATCTTTCCAGAGCACAAACATGGCGTGCGGGTTTTCTTCAAAACCGGGTAACAAAGCCAGTGGAGTACCGGATTGATCTACTGCCACCGGCGTGGAACCAGTCGTGTCGACCGAAATGCCTTTCACTGCGGCTGCCACACTGGGGCCAGCCTGCGCCAAACAAGCTTTTACGGTATGCTCTAATCCTTCGATATAATCTAAAGGATGTTGCCGGAACTGATTTTCGGTAGGAATACAGTATAAACCTTTTTGCCACCGCGGATAGGGGTACACGGCAGCGGCTACCTCCTGCCCGGTAAGTGCATTTACTATAACCGACCGAACCGAATCAGTGCCGTAATCTATTCCAATAACGTATAATTCTTTTTCCATAATGAATTAAAATGTCAAATTAACGTTTATTCGTTTCAGAAAAAAGTTTTCCTTCTTTTTCACCAAATTTTAAAAAATAATTTTGCGGGGAATTATACTATTGGGTACTATCCGGCTGGGCACTTTGAGTTGAATCAACGGTATTTTCGGAAGCGTTAGGAGTACCGTATTCTGAATTTACCGGATTAGTAGTACTGGAATCCGGATTGGCAGTGGTGTTGGATTCGGTTGTGGTATTTTCGGTATTCGAATTTTTACCGGAACAACTCCACAGCCATACGCTTCCGATAACCCCCATAGTTAATAACATTTTCTTCATGGCTTTAATTTTGGTCTGTTAGATACGGTAGTTACAATTTTTATATTTTACTGCAGAAGTATCCACCGGTACTATTCCTTTAAATTTCCGGGTTGATTCTAAAATCTTAATCTAAGCGAAACGCCGATTGGATGAGAATCTTTCCTAGATCAAGAGATTAAATTTAAAAAAATTAATTGTCAACACAACACTTAAACTTGAAATTTAAAATTTATACCAGAAATTTATCCGGATTGGGAATAAACTTGAGAAAGGCCTGGAAGTTCTCGGAGTATTTTCTTTTGTCGAGTTTGTAGTAAAAAGCGCCTTTGCGGGAGCCTTCTTTATCTTTTTCGTTTTGCTTCACCAGTAATCCAGTAGAAAGAATTTTCCGGCTGAAGTTTCTTTTATCGAACTCGGTCTCGTATAAGCCTTCGTACAAGGCTTGGAGTTGCGGTATGGTAAATTTGTCGGGCAATAACTCAAATAATACGGGGTGCAGAGCTGCTTTATACCGCAAGCGCTTTTTAGCCAGCTCCACCATTTCCTGGTGGTCGAAAATAAGTTGGGGCATATCCTTTAATAAAAACCATTCGGCGTGGTATTCGTGGCTGATTTGCTTTTCGTACTTATGGATATCGATTAAAGCAAAATAAGCGACCGCAATGGTTCTTTCTACCGGGTCTCGGTCGGGACCGCTAAAGGATTGCAATTGCTCCAGGTAAACATCTTTTAAACCAGTTAATTGCATTAATACCCGATTAGCCGCTACCTCCAGCGTTTCTTCCGGTTGAATAAAACCGCCCATCAGACTCCACTTTTTCTTCTCCGGAGCAAAGCCGCGTTGAATGAGTAATAATTTAAAATCAAAACCATCAAACCCAAATATAATGCAATCCACCGCTACTAATATCCGGGTTTGCCCAATGTATTTAATCATTTAGCTTAAACTGTAAGGAAGTATGTACAAATTATCTCCCAACCAAAGTATTTTTAAATTTGTATACATCCGGCGCAGGATGATAAGATCTAAGGTAAACTGCGGACTAAACTTTCCTGCCCATTTTGTTAGAAATTTTTAAAGAGAATAGAATTATTATCCTGGTCCGGAATATGGTCAGATTGCATTAATTATTTTACCAACTTTTCGTTACCGGCGTACCGTTCGGGTAATTGCTTTGGCCATTGTTTTAATCAGCATTAAATCAAAGTAACCACCCTGATTAACTAGCTGTTTAAACACGAAACATTCTTAAATTTTAAAAATATCCCGTGTTTAAACAACCAAGATTACTGCTTTACCGAAAATTTATAAACCGAAGCAGTTTTATAAGTTTGTCCCGGGTTTAACACCGTGGAAGGAAAATTAGGCTGGTTAGGCGAATCGGGAAAATGTTGTGTTTCCAGGCAAAAGGCCGAGCGGTATTCGTCTTGCTTGCCGCCTTTTATTTGATTTTTACCCGCCAAAAAGTTACCACTGTAAAACTGCAGGCCTGGTTCCTGGGTAGAAACTTCCATGTAAATACCGCTTTTATCGCCCAGAACGGTGGCGGCGGGTTTTAGGGTGGCGCTTTTTTGGGTAGCTAACACGTAGTTATGATCGTATCCTTTCCCAAATTTTAATTGCTGGTGGGCATCGTTGATCCGGGCACCTATGGCGGTTGCATTTTTAAAATCGAGTGGGGTGCCAGCCAAAGCTTCTAATTTACCCGTAGGAATCAAGGTAGAATCAACAGGAGTAAACCGGTCGGCGTTTATCTGTAATTGATGGTCCAGAATAGTACCACTGCCGGCGCCGTTTAAATTAAAATAAGCGTGGTTGGTTAAGTTTAATACGGTCTTTTTATCAGTAGTAGCTTCGTAATCTATTCGGAGTTCGTTTGCACTGCTGAGGCGGTACGTAACTTTAGCCGTTAAAGTACCCGGGTAACCTTCTTCCCCATCTTTCGAAACGTAAGTTAATACCAAGGTGCTGTCATTGTTTTGCTTAGCATCCCAAATTACCCGGGAATACCCAACTTTTCCGCCGTGCAAATGGTTAGGTCCGTCGTTGGTGGCTAAGGTGTAGGTTTTACCATCTAAGGAAAATTTGCCTTTGGCAATCCGGTTACCATATCGGCCAATTAAAGCTCCAAAATAAGTGTCTCCTCCTTCGGTAAAAGGCTTTATTTGATCAAAACCCACAATAACGTCGGTTAGTTTACCTGACTTATCGGGCACCAGCAAACTTACTAACCGGCCGCCGTAGTTGGTAATAGCCGCTTGCACTTGGTTTTTATTTTTAAGTACATACAAATCTGTTTGCTTACCTGCCACAGTGCTCTGAAAATCTGCTTTAGCTGGAATGCTTGCTTCCGGCGAAGCAGTTGCGCTCGAATCCGCAGTTTGGGCCGTAGTGCTTTCACCCGCTTGATTTTGGCTATTTTTATTACAAGCACTTAACGATAATAAAAAGACTCCCAGAATGGATAAAGGTAATTTTAGGCGAAGATTCATTTCCTAGTTTTATGTATGAAAGTTGAAAATTAAATACTTGAATTAATAAACTGATGCTATTTAAAAAAAATCACATAATTCATTTACCACCGGCTTTGTTCAAAACTACGGGCCAGCCTTGTATATCCCAGGTTAAAGGTTCTATGCGCAACTTTGATTTGCCGTTGTCGGCGGCATCGTACGCGTGGAATATTAAATAATCTTTGTTGTCAAAGGTATACGTTGCACTGTGCCCTACTCCGTACCATTTAGAATCTCCTGCCAGTACCAAGCTACCACCTCCTTGCGTCATGGGCTTACCGGCTTTATCCATATAAGGACCTTGTACGTCTTTGGCGCGCCCCACCATAATTTTATAAGTACTGTTTACGCCTTTACAACAGTAATCAAAGGAAGCAAAAAGGTAATAATAATTATTTTTTTTAAAAATAAAGGGTGCTTCAATGGCATTTTCACCGGCGTTTACCGGATTGTTAGCGGCTGCGGGCATATTACCCGTGGTAGCCATACTTTTACGACTGGCAATAGTAGGTAAATTTTGCGTAGGTTGCACCGGGCTTTTCCGATCGGCAGATAATTTAATTAATTTTAATCCTTCCCAAAAAGAACCGAACGTTAAATACGGGTTGCCGGCACTATCGGTAATTACATTCGGATCAATGGCATTCCAATTAGTTTGGCCCGGTATGGATTGAATTACTTTACCATGATCTACCCATTTATAATCTTTATCGCTGGGGTTCAAGGTTTTATTGGTAACCAAGCCAATAGCCGAAGTATTTTTACCAAATGCCGATACGGAATAGTACAGGTAATACACCCCTTGGTAAAAACTAATATCGGGTGCCCAGATGTGGTTTTTAAATCCCGGTATGGCTTGTATAGCCCAGTCCGGCGCATTTTCAAAAACCGGTTTTTCGCGTTGCCATTGCTGCATGTCCTTCGACGACCACATAGCGATGCCGCGACCAGTACAAAACAGATAATACGTATCGCCCTGCTTTATCATTACTGGGTCGTGCACCGAAATATTTCTTTGTAATTGCTGGTCCTGCATGACCGAGGTGGAGGAAGGTACAACAGGAGCATCACCGAACCAAAGTCCAAGACTTAGAAAAAAACCTAGACTCATTGCGGTTAAATACATAATCAAACGTATCTAAAGATTTTCTAAAAATAAACTTTGAAATCGTAAAAACGAGATAATGCCGTTTTTTTAAATTTTTATGCCACGAAACCACCCGGTCCTACTTATTTAACCTTAGCTTTTGGGTACCGATTAAATTAGATATTGTATCGATTTAGTAAAGCACTTTCTATTTCTGAACGTGATCTTTCTTATAAAGTAGTCTTGCTTACGATACATTCCCCTTTACCCACAACCATTTTCAACCAAGTAACCATTAGCGGAGTATTTCTTACTTATTAGTGTAATTAAGGCTTTTAGCTGGTACTTTAATCAATTTCTTAGTAATTGTAAACTCATCCCTGTAATCGGGTAATGATCTACTTTTAAGAAAAAACGCTTCTCAAATTTAAAAAATAGCTTTCACGAAAATTTAAGCTTGATCAGGTTTACGGAATAAGGCTGGAGCCCTACCTTAACCGATTTCCCTTTCACATTAATGTCTTTAACAACCGGACTGATTGCCGTGGGATTTTCGAAAGAATTAACCTGGTCAAGCTTGTCGCTGCGGAGTACGGTTATAGTGCCTTTAGCCCCAACCTTGCTTAATCCATCAATTACAAAATCTGCATCCTGCATTTTATCCGAAGCATTTACCACTTTTAAGATTAACTCTTTTTTATTTTTATCCAGTACGGCCGAGGCATAATAACCTGCTTGTCCCGTTACAGACGCGTTATTGCGTAATATGGGAACCACATTCGTGCCTTTGTTCGTAGAAAATAATTTTTGCACCTGATAATTCGGTGTTCCGTAGGCTTTTAAGTTATCAACCCAAATCAGGTCGGGCGTCCATTGCCAACCTTCGGCGTGCGCAAATAAAGGAGCGTACGAAGCCATCGCTACCACATCGGCGTTGCGTTCCAACCCAGTCATGAAAGCTGCTTCCGATAAAGCACATTGCCAATTATTTTTATTATCGGGACTGGCAATGGCTACGCTTTGAGCAGCGTATTCCCCGGCGAATATTTTAGGTCCTTGGCGGTCGTAGTTGTCGTAACGTTGGGCATTGTCCAGGAACCATTGCGGTGCCCGGTAATAATGTTCATCAATAATATCCGCATTCATTTTCCGGAGCTCGCCATTGAGGTAATCAAAACGTTCCCCATTAGGATCGGTGCCGGAACTGTTCACCAACTGTATAGCGGGGTATTTAGCTTTAATGGCCTGTGTAAAAATCTTTAAACGATCAATGTATTGCGCGCCCCAATTTTCATTTCCTACGCCTAACATTTTTAAATTAAACGGAGCCGGGTGCCCCATTTCAACTCTTTTTTTGCCCCATTTACTATCCGCGGACCCATTGGCAAATTCAATTAAATCCAAGGCATCCTGCACGTAAGGGTCTAAACTTTCCAGAGGTACTACCTCGGCAGTGTTAAACTGGCAAGCCATGCCGCAATTTAAAATAGGAAGCGGTTCTGCCCCAATATCTTCGGCCAACTGAAAATACTCGTAAAAACCTAAACCAAAAGATTGGTAGTAATCGGTGGTAAGCCGGTGTTTAAATTCGGTGTTCCAACGGTTAATCAAAAAGCCCCGGTCCTCAATCGGACCAATGGTTTTTTTCCATTGAAAACGTTCCTCCAAGGTTCTGCCCTCTACAATGCATCCGCCCGGAAAGCGTAAAAAACCGGGTTTCATATCGGCCAGAAGTTGCACTAAATCGGCGCGCATGCCATTGGGCCGGTTTTTCCAAGTATCCTGCGGGAACAACGAAATCATATCCAGATCTACAACGCCCGGTCCTTTGATCGAGATATTTAAAATGGCTTTAGGTTCTGTAGCTGTAGCGGTAAAGCTGGCATTGTATTTTTTCCAGGGTTTACCTCCCGGTGTAACAATGGTTGATCCTAACTTATCGCCCTTGCCGTTAGTTAATTCAATTACGAGCGAAACATTGCCACTAAGTTGACTAGCCAGAACAAAGAAGTTGTATTGTTGGCCTTTTTTAATGCCCATGCCCCGGAAACCTTCGTTCGAAAAACCAAAATTACCGGTAGAGGTTTTAGATGTTACCCGGATGAACCGGGACTTAGCCCCGTTTAATTCGCCCCGGTTATGTACCAATAAACTGCCCGATTCTTCTCCTTTTTGTAGTAACTGCCAACCCATCAGAGGAGTATCAAACTCAAAAGATCGGTTCTTTACCAGTTCGGCGTAAATACCTCCATCGGCCCCCAAATTAATATCTTCAAAAAAATCCCCCATAAAGTAGACGGCACCTCGGCTTTGATTGCATTGGCTTTAACGGTAAACGTTTCTGTTTGGGCAGTACTATATTGAGTACTGGTTAATAAGCCAATGCCTATGGCCCAACTTAGCAGATTTTTTTGCATCATCGATCTGGTTAAATTTAAAAAACCTCTTTTGAACTCCACTTCTCCTTATTTCACTTCCAACACCACCACGGCGAATGGCGGTACTTTCACCAGTAATTTACCCGCATTTAATTTAGCATCTTTAAAAGCGGCGGGCTGAATTTTTTTAGGACTTTCGAACGAGTTGTAGTCTTGTAATTTACCGGAAGCTAAAACGCGCCCGGACACGCTTGCATTTTTGGATGTTGGCAAGTCAATGCTTATTTCCTGAGCATTTTTGCTGTCGATATTTACCAACGAAATATGCGTAAGTCCTTTGGCGTCAACGGAGGCAGAACCAGAAACCGCTGGTAATTTTTGATTACCCATTACATAATCTTTGCTTTTTAACTCCAGTGGCAGTAAGGTAGCATCCTGATGCACATTGTACATTTCCATTACGTGGTAAGTTGGTGTGAGAATCATTTTCTCCTCTTTAGTCAGAATGACCGCTTGCAGCACATTAATGGCTTGGGCCAGATTGGCCATCCGTACACGATCGCTGTGGTTATTAAAAATGTTTAAGGTAACGCCCGCAATCATGGCATCGCGCATGGTATTTTGCTGGTATAAAAATCCGGGATTGGTGCCGGGCTCCACCTCGTACCAGCCGCCCCACTCATCTACTACCAAAGCAATTTTCTTTTGCGGATCGTACTTATCCATAATGGCGGAATGTTTAGTTACCAGTTCCTCCATTTGCAAAGCCCGTTGCATGGTTGTAAAATATTGCTGCTCGTTAAAATCCGTGGAAGGGCCTTTTTTATTCCAGTCGATTACAGAATAATGGTGCAAGGCTACGCCTTCCAATAAACTACCCGGAATATTTTTCATGAGGGTTTCGGTCCAGTTATAGTCACCTGAATTAGCTCCCGAAGCAATCCGGAACAAGTCGCCGGATTTGTTCCAGTCCGATACAAAAGTGGCGTATTTGCGGTATTCGTTGGCGTAATAATCAGCCGTCATGTTGCCGCCGCAACCCCAGGCTTCGTTACCAATGCCCCAGAATTTTACTTTCCAGGGTTTATCCCGGCCGTTTTCCCGGCGCACCTTCGACATAGGGCTTTCGCCGCTAAAATTTACGTATTGCACCCAGTCAGCAAGTTCCTGCACAGTGCCGCTGCCAATGTTACCCGCCAGGTAAGGTTCGGTGCCCAGGAGTTCGCACATATTTAAAAAATCGTGGGTACCAAAGCTATTATTTTCGGTAACGCCGCCCCACCAGGTATTCACTATGGAAGGTCGTTTTTCTTTGGGTCCAATACCGTCTTTCCAGTGGTAAGTATCGGCAAAGCAACCACCCGGCCAACGCAGATTGGGAATTTTTAAATTTTTAAGCGCGGCTACTACATCGTTTCGGACGCCATTGGTATTGGGTATTTTAGAATTTTCGCCTACATAAAACCCTCCGTAGATGCAGGCACCTAAATGCTCGGCAAAATGGCCATAAATGTGTTTGCTGATCTTGACCTCGGCGCTGGCCTTTCCTGGCGGGTCTATTTTAATCGAATTCTGGGCATTAGCTGAAAAGTAGCTGAGAAGTAACAAAATACTTAATTTTAATTTATTCATTTAAATGTAGTTTAAGTGAAGTATACTGGTTTCAATGTTTTGTTTTCTAAATGCTGCTTTTAAGTGTAGTTATTACATTTATTTATATTGCCAAATGTAATCGTTGCCATGCAGCTTTGCAATACCATTTCTTAAGATCTTAATAGATATTATAATAATAGCATTAAATAGGTTTATTCAACTTTTAATAATTGAAAAATTGAGCAAAATTGGAATCTTATACTCGGATAAAGCCTATAATTTTAAAAAATCACAAATAAATCTTTTCATTTATATTAAATACCAGGGTATCCTAAAGGCGTTGTTGCTCCTAAAAATTTAGCATCTTGATCTACTTTCGGGATTATAAATAGGAGATTATGCAAAGAAGAAGTTTTGTAAAATCGGTGATGTTAGGTGCCACTGGTATTTCTCTAAATTTAAATTTTGGCGTAACTCCTGCTCCTAGATCATTAGGTGTTCAACTCTGGAACATTCGGGAATACCTGAAAAAAGATTTAACCGGCTCTTTAACTAAGCTTGCATATTTAGGCTATAATCCATTAGAGTTATTTGGCTACGATGGCACTTACTGGGGCAAAACGCCAAAGGAATTTAGCAAAACTTGTACAGATCTGGGATTTACCATTGTTAGCGCGCATTTTGAAACGGGTCGCATTGATAAAGCTAAAGGCACTTTATGGTACGGCTGAGATAAGGCGGTGGAAGATACAGCTCTGATGAACATTCCGTATATGGTTTGTGCCTGGCTGTTTAAAGAAGAGCGCACTAGCCTGGATTTATGTAAAGAACTCGCGGATAAACTAAATAAAGCGGGTGAGGCTTGTCGTCGAGCTAAAATTTAATTGGGTTATCATAGCCATAATTTTGAATTTCCACCAATCGAGGACATTGTTCCCTACGATCTTTTATTGGAGCGCACGGATAAAGAACTTTTAAAAATGGAAGCTGATCTTTTCTGGATAACAAAAGCAGGCGTTGATCCGGTAGCTTATTTCCAAAAACATCCTGGTCGTTTTCCGCTGTGGCACGTAAAGGATATGGAAAAAGGTTCTGAGCAGTTTGCCGAAGTAGGTCACGGCATAATCACTTTTGACCGGATATTCGCGGCCCGTCAATTGGCCGGATTAAAGCATTGGTTCGTAGAACAAGATCAAACCAGCCGGGAACCCTTTGAAAGTTTAGCGATGAGCCGGGATTATATATTAAAAAAGAATTACTGATTAACCAGCTAAAGCGTAGAGTAAAGCCAGCTACAGGTATGCTCTCGGCCAAATAAAATAAGCAAAGATTTAGAGTTGTATTTCTCATTAAAAACGCTGCATCAGTAATAACACAAAATAACCTAGCAAATAAGCTTAATCAAAAATAACCACTTACCAACTTTACTATGTTGCGGGCTAGCAACCCTGCTACGGTGTAGTTTTATACATTGGATACTGGATCTAATAATAATTACTTTCTTCTTCATCGTATAAATCTATATCTAAGTCTTTTGCATCCAGAATAATATTCAGATATAAAAAGGCCACCGTACCGCATAAGGCAAGGGTAATTATCAGAGCTGTTTTTTTATTCATAATCTTTCCTATATACTCCCAATATACTTCAAAAAGCAAAGCTATTCAATTTTATAATGAATTAGATTTCGCTCTATTCAGATGCCAGCAGGCGCCATACACTATGCGTTGTTCTTATAAACAAGAGTTATCT
Proteins encoded in this window:
- a CDS encoding ribulokinase, which gives rise to MEKELYVIGIDYGTDSVRSVIVNALTGQEVAAAVYPYPRWQKGLYCIPTENQFRQHPLDYIEGLEHTVKACLAQAGPSVAAAVKGISVDTTGSTPVAVDQSGTPLALLPGFEENPHAMFVLWKDHTAVNEAAEINEHAKNFAINYLQYVGGIYSSEWFWAKLLRTLRVDEPVRKAAYSWVEHCDWIPFLLTGGTEVQQMKRSVCAAGHKSLWAAEFNGLPPEEFFASLDPLLADFRSRLFSDAYPSDQPAGNLSPEWAARLGLSPDVVVGVGAFDAHMGAVGGQVEPYHLSKVMGTSTCDMLVAPLNEVKDKLVNGICGQVPGSVISGMMGMEAGQSAFGDTYAWFKKVLLWPLQHLLAQSQLINAETADNLLAEISARIIPELSVEAAKIPITENLEFAIDWLNGRRTPDANQLLKGAISGLGLGSDAPRIFRALVEATCFGAKKIVDRFNEQGVPVKGLIGLGGVAKKSPFIMQMMADVMNMPIRIHKSEQTCAIGAAMFAATAAGIYAKVEDAMAAMGQGFDTEYSPDAGRAEVYAKRYVKYTELGGFIESQIYATQSPQMSDLPETGTKAQEPHTNDEKQKEDALETA
- a CDS encoding NUDIX hydrolase, which gives rise to MIKYIGQTRILVAVDCIIFGFDGFDFKLLLIQRGFAPEKKKWSLMGGFIQPEETLEVAANRVLMQLTGLKDVYLEQLQSFSGPDRDPVERTIAVAYFALIDIHKYEKQISHEYHAEWFLLKDMPQLIFDHQEMVELAKKRLRYKAALHPVLFELLPDKFTIPQLQALYEGLYETEFDKRNFSRKILSTGLLVKQNEKDKEGSRKGAFYYKLDKRKYSENFQAFLKFIPNPDKFLV
- a CDS encoding aldose epimerase family protein, producing MNLRLKLPLSILGVFLLSLSACNKNSQNQAGESTTAQTADSSATASPEASIPAKADFQSTVAGKQTDLYVLKNKNQVQAAITNYGGRLVSLLVPDKSGKLTDVIVGFDQIKPFTEGGDTYFGALIGRYGNRIAKGKFSLDGKTYTLATNDGPNHLHGGKVGYSRVIWDAKQNNDSTLVLTYVSKDGEEGYPGTLTAKVTYRLSSANELRIDYEATTDKKTVLNLTNHAYFNLNGAGSGTILDHQLQINADRFTPVDSTLIPTGKLEALAGTPLDFKNATAIGARINDAHQQLKFGKGYDHNYVLATQKSATLKPAATVLGDKSGIYMEVSTQEPGLQFYSGNFLAGKNQIKGGKQDEYRSAFCLETQHFPDSPNQPNFPSTVLNPGQTYKTASVYKFSVKQ
- a CDS encoding arabinan endo-1,5-alpha-L-arabinosidase — its product is MSLGFFLSLGLWFGDAPVVPSSTSVMQDQQLQRNISVHDPVMIKQGDTYYLFCTGRGIAMWSSKDMQQWQREKPVFENAPDWAIQAIPGFKNHIWAPDISFYQGVYYLYYSVSAFGKNTSAIGLVTNKTLNPSDKDYKWVDHGKVIQSIPGQTNWNAIDPNVITDSAGNPYLTFGSFWEGLKLIKLSADRKSPVQPTQNLPTIASRKSMATTGNMPAAANNPVNAGENAIEAPFIFKKNNYYYLFASFDYCCKGVNSTYKIMVGRAKDVQGPYMDKAGKPMTQGGGSLVLAGDSKWYGVGHSATYTFDNKDYLIFHAYDAADNGKSKLRIEPLTWDIQGWPVVLNKAGGK
- a CDS encoding alpha-L-arabinofuranosidase C-terminal domain-containing protein — translated: MGDFFEDINLGADGGIYAELVKNRSFEFDTPLMGWQLLQKGEESGSLLVHNRGELNGAKSRFIRVTSKTSTGNFGFSNEGFRGMGIKKGQQYNFFVLASQLSGNVSLVIELTNGKGDKLGSTIVTPGGKPWKKYNASFTATATEPKAILNISIKGPGVVDLDMISLFPQDTWKNRPNGMRADLVQLLADMKPGFLRFPGGCIVEGRTLEERFQWKKTIGPIEDRGFLINRWNTEFKHRLTTDYYQSFGLGFYEYFQLAEDIGAEPLPILNCGMACQFNTAEVVPLESLDPYVQDALDLIEFANGSADSKWGKKRVEMGHPAPFNLKMLGVGNENWGAQYIDRLKIFTQAIKAKYPAIQLVNSSGTDPNGERFDYLNGELRKMNADIIDEHYYRAPQWFLDNAQRYDNYDRQGPKIFAGEYAAQSVAIASPDNKNNWQCALSEAAFMTGLERNADVVAMASYAPLFAHAEGWQWTPDLIWVDNLKAYGTPNYQVQKLFSTNKGTNVVPILRNNASVTGQAGYYASAVLDKNKKELILKVVNASDKMQDADFVIDGLSKVGAKGTITVLRSDKLDQVNSFENPTAISPVVKDINVKGKSVKVGLQPYSVNLIKLKFS
- a CDS encoding alpha-N-arabinofuranosidase; the protein is MNKLKLSILLLLSYFSANAQNSIKIDPPGKASAEVKISKHIYGHFAEHLGACIYGGFYVGENSKIPNTNGVRNDVVAALKNLKIPNLRWPGGCFADTYHWKDGIGPKEKRPSIVNTWWGGVTENNSFGTHDFLNMCELLGTEPYLAGNIGSGTVQELADWVQYVNFSGESPMSKVRRENGRDKPWKVKFWGIGNEAWGCGGNMTADYYANEYRKYATFVSDWNKSGDLFRIASGANSGDYNWTETLMKNIPGSLLEGVALHHYSVIDWNKKGPSTDFNEQQYFTTMQRALQMEELVTKHSAIMDKYDPQKKIALVVDEWGGWYEVEPGTNPGFLYQQNTMRDAMIAGVTLNIFNNHSDRVRMANLAQAINVLQAVILTKEEKMILTPTYHVMEMYNVHQDATLLPLELKSKDYVMGNQKLPAVSGSASVDAKGLTHISLVNIDSKNAQEISIDLPTSKNASVSGRVLASGKLQDYNSFESPKKIQPAAFKDAKLNAGKLLVKVPPFAVVVLEVK
- a CDS encoding sugar phosphate isomerase/epimerase family protein, yielding MGYHSHNFEFPPIEDIVPYDLLLERTDKELLKMEADLFWITKAGVDPVAYFQKHPGRFPLWHVKDMEKGSEQFAEVGHGIITFDRIFAARQLAGLKHWFVEQDQTSREPFESLAMSRDYILKKNY